A region from the Marinobacter sp. SS13-12 genome encodes:
- a CDS encoding ABC transporter substrate-binding protein, whose protein sequence is MISKGRLLVTSVLCSWLLAPAAAIAVEVRIGYIQWVPDQGPVLSNVTPEPEDAGLRGAELGIADNNATGKFLDQMYAVESVIASDEEGALAALDGMLESGIDLLVTRVPADTLLAMARKADGKALLFNAGASDDSLRISECRPNLLHTIPSYAMLTDALAQWLNMRRWKDVFLITGPTEQDKAWADAFRRASKRFGLDIIADKPWTFDSDLRRTASKELPTFTQASGYDAVVVADVRGDFGEYVPFNTWLPRPVVGTQGMGPEAWHRVVEAWGAAQLQNRFRELAGREMNSEDYAAWAAIRSIGTTVTGLGKAGHSNIREYLFSDDFQLAAFKGRKLTYRPWNGQLRQPIPLVHPQGLVATPPLEGFLHPDSELDTLGYDRPESDCRIH, encoded by the coding sequence ATGATTTCAAAAGGCAGGCTATTGGTTACGTCAGTGCTCTGTAGCTGGCTACTGGCTCCGGCTGCAGCGATAGCTGTTGAAGTCAGAATTGGCTACATCCAATGGGTGCCCGACCAGGGCCCGGTCCTTTCCAATGTCACTCCGGAACCGGAAGACGCCGGCCTGCGCGGGGCCGAGCTGGGGATTGCCGACAACAATGCCACCGGCAAGTTTCTGGACCAGATGTATGCTGTTGAGTCCGTCATCGCCAGCGATGAAGAGGGCGCCCTGGCCGCCCTCGATGGCATGCTGGAGAGCGGCATTGATCTGCTGGTGACCCGCGTTCCCGCAGACACACTGCTGGCGATGGCCAGAAAGGCTGACGGTAAAGCGTTACTGTTCAACGCCGGTGCCTCGGACGATAGCCTGCGGATCAGTGAATGCCGGCCCAACCTCCTGCATACCATTCCCTCCTACGCCATGCTGACCGATGCCCTTGCCCAGTGGCTGAACATGCGGCGCTGGAAGGACGTGTTCCTTATTACCGGCCCAACCGAACAAGACAAAGCCTGGGCAGATGCCTTCCGCCGCGCCAGCAAACGGTTCGGCCTGGACATCATTGCTGACAAACCCTGGACTTTCGATTCGGACTTGCGCCGCACGGCCTCCAAAGAATTGCCCACCTTCACCCAGGCGAGTGGTTACGATGCCGTGGTAGTCGCAGACGTGCGTGGTGATTTCGGGGAATACGTGCCCTTCAACACCTGGCTCCCGCGACCGGTGGTTGGCACCCAGGGCATGGGGCCGGAAGCCTGGCACCGGGTGGTTGAGGCATGGGGTGCGGCACAGCTGCAGAACCGCTTCCGGGAACTGGCCGGGCGCGAAATGAACAGCGAAGACTATGCCGCCTGGGCCGCCATACGCTCCATCGGAACCACCGTTACCGGGCTCGGTAAGGCAGGCCACTCGAACATTCGCGAGTATCTGTTTTCCGATGATTTCCAGCTCGCCGCCTTCAAAGGCCGCAAGCTGACTTACCGCCCCTGGAACGGGCAACTCCGCCAGCCAATCCCACTGGTTCACCCCCAGGGACTGGTTGCGACGCCACCACTGGAAGGCTTCCTGCATCCCGATTCCGAACTGGACACCCTGGGCTACGACAGGCCCGAGAGTGACTGCCGGATCCATTGA
- a CDS encoding ABC transporter ATP-binding protein, translated as MTIEARNLSFRYGDKPVLKEVSFVLASGGFHALLGPNGAGKSTLFGLLTRLLALQQGDILMAGQSLKNQPAEAMRKIGVVFQQNALDLDLTVRQNLLYHAALHGLSRKEARLRGDRELTRFQLLERANEPVRKLNGGHRRRVEIARALLHEPSLLLLDEPTVGLDVASRRGLNDHVRMLCDSDGLTVLWATHLIEEVRPEDRVLILHEGKLLADGAGHDICEAEGTRDLAETFHTLTGAG; from the coding sequence ATGACCATTGAAGCCCGTAACCTCAGCTTTCGCTACGGCGACAAGCCGGTGCTCAAGGAGGTCAGCTTTGTGCTGGCCTCTGGCGGTTTTCATGCTTTGCTGGGACCCAACGGCGCCGGTAAGTCGACGCTGTTCGGCCTGCTGACCCGGCTGCTCGCTCTGCAACAGGGCGATATCCTGATGGCCGGGCAATCCCTGAAAAATCAACCGGCCGAGGCCATGCGCAAAATCGGCGTGGTGTTCCAGCAGAATGCCCTGGATCTGGATCTGACCGTGCGTCAGAACCTGCTCTATCACGCCGCACTTCATGGTCTCTCTCGTAAAGAGGCTCGCCTCCGGGGCGACCGCGAGCTGACCCGTTTCCAACTGCTTGAACGGGCGAATGAACCGGTGCGAAAACTCAACGGCGGCCACCGCCGGCGGGTGGAGATCGCCCGTGCCCTGCTCCATGAGCCCTCCCTGTTATTGCTGGATGAACCCACGGTGGGGCTGGATGTGGCCAGCCGCCGGGGGCTGAACGATCACGTACGCATGCTCTGTGACTCCGATGGCCTGACCGTGCTCTGGGCCACCCACCTGATCGAAGAGGTTCGCCCGGAAGACCGGGTGCTGATCCTGCATGAAGGCAAACTGCTGGCCGACGGCGCGGGGCATGACATCTGCGAAGCCGAAGGCACCCGCGACCTGGCGGAAACCTTCCACACCCTTACAGGAGCCGGTTGA
- a CDS encoding ABC transporter permease produces the protein MKAAHYWHCFAGIQTREWLRFWQQRTRFASALVRPLLWLVVFAAGFRAVLGISIIPPYQTYITYETYIAPGLCGMIILFNSMQGALSMVYDRELGSMRVLLMSPLPRPFLLVTKLLAMGVVSVGQVYVFLLLALLVDVEPPLWGYLAVLPALVLTSLMLGALGLLIATWIKQLENFAGVMNFVIFPMFFMSSALYPLWRMNEASPWLYWICQFNPFTHAVEAIRFSLYLEWNPMAFGITAGVTVVFALLATTGFRPQRTKILGTSRPA, from the coding sequence ATGAAAGCTGCGCATTACTGGCACTGTTTCGCTGGCATCCAGACCCGGGAATGGCTGCGTTTCTGGCAGCAGCGAACCCGTTTTGCCAGCGCCCTGGTGCGGCCGCTGTTGTGGCTGGTGGTGTTCGCCGCCGGTTTCCGGGCGGTGCTGGGCATTTCCATCATTCCGCCCTACCAGACCTACATCACCTACGAGACCTACATCGCCCCCGGGCTGTGCGGGATGATCATTCTGTTCAACAGCATGCAGGGGGCGCTTTCGATGGTGTATGACCGGGAACTGGGCAGCATGCGGGTGCTGCTGATGAGTCCCCTGCCACGACCGTTTTTGCTGGTGACGAAACTGCTGGCCATGGGCGTAGTGTCGGTAGGTCAGGTATATGTGTTCCTGCTGCTGGCCTTACTGGTGGATGTGGAGCCGCCATTGTGGGGCTACCTTGCAGTGTTGCCGGCACTAGTATTAACCAGTCTCATGCTGGGAGCGCTGGGGTTGCTGATTGCCACCTGGATCAAGCAACTTGAGAACTTTGCCGGGGTAATGAATTTCGTCATTTTCCCCATGTTCTTCATGTCATCAGCACTTTACCCCCTGTGGCGCATGAATGAGGCCAGTCCCTGGCTCTACTGGATCTGCCAGTTCAATCCCTTCACCCACGCGGTAGAGGCCATCCGGTTTTCCCTGTATCTGGAATGGAACCCGATGGCCTTTGGCATTACCGCTGGCGTGACTGTTGTTTTTGCGCTGCTTGCGACGACCGGATTCAGGCCTCAGCGGACCAAGATACTTGGCACCTCCAGGCCTGCTTGA
- a CDS encoding YVTN family beta-propeller repeat protein, whose product MKNAFRIATLAAAIGLSAPALASMAYVSNEKDNTLSVIDTETNEVVDTIEVGARPRGILLSKDYTKLYICASDDDTVQVLDLATRKIVDTLPSGEDPEQFALHPNNRHLYIANEDDAIVTVVDVETKDVLAQIDVGVEPEGMAVSPDGKWAVNTSETSSMLHWINTETFEIEKNTVVGQRPRHVEFTNDSKIAWASAEIGGTVHIFDVDNIEEIKQIEFQIKGVPQDRVQPVGIELTSDGKYAFVALGPSNHVAVVNAQTYEVLDYLLVGARVWQLDLDKDEKFLYTTNGVSSDVSVIDVEALKVIKSIKVGRFPWGVVIDPTS is encoded by the coding sequence ATGAAGAATGCTTTCAGAATCGCAACCCTGGCTGCAGCCATCGGGCTTTCCGCCCCGGCACTGGCAAGCATGGCCTACGTGTCCAACGAGAAGGACAACACCCTCTCTGTCATCGACACGGAGACCAACGAAGTGGTGGATACCATTGAAGTAGGTGCCCGCCCGAGAGGCATTCTGCTGTCCAAGGACTACACCAAACTCTACATCTGTGCCAGTGACGACGACACCGTCCAGGTACTGGACCTGGCCACCCGCAAGATCGTCGACACCCTGCCCTCCGGCGAGGACCCTGAGCAGTTTGCCCTGCACCCCAACAACCGCCACCTGTACATCGCCAATGAGGACGATGCCATCGTCACGGTGGTGGATGTGGAAACCAAGGACGTTCTGGCCCAGATCGATGTTGGCGTGGAACCGGAAGGCATGGCGGTCAGCCCGGACGGCAAGTGGGCGGTGAACACCAGTGAAACCTCCAGCATGCTGCACTGGATCAACACCGAAACCTTCGAGATCGAGAAGAACACCGTGGTGGGCCAGCGCCCGCGTCACGTGGAGTTCACCAACGACAGCAAGATTGCCTGGGCCTCGGCAGAGATCGGCGGCACAGTGCACATCTTCGACGTGGACAACATAGAGGAAATCAAGCAGATCGAATTCCAGATCAAGGGTGTGCCCCAGGATCGGGTTCAGCCTGTGGGCATCGAGCTCACTTCGGATGGTAAGTACGCCTTTGTAGCCCTCGGCCCGTCCAACCATGTCGCCGTGGTGAATGCCCAGACCTATGAAGTGCTGGATTACCTGCTGGTGGGCGCCCGTGTCTGGCAGCTGGATCTGGACAAAGACGAGAAGTTTCTTTACACCACCAACGGCGTGTCCAGTGACGTATCGGTCATTGATGTGGAAGCGCTGAAGGTGATCAAGTCCATCAAGGTGGGCCGCTTCCCCTGGGGCGTGGTCATCGATCCCACTTCATGA